A region of the Thamnophis elegans isolate rThaEle1 chromosome 1, rThaEle1.pri, whole genome shotgun sequence genome:
TTGCTTTCTCTAATATCTTAATTACTAGGTAGATCTTTTAATGAAACAGGTCTTAAGCTGTTTTGTTAAGGAACTGATATTATTAAACTATCTGCAAACTTTTCCAGAAACAAGTCCTtcattgatatttatttatttatctaaatccataattaaaatattaatgaataaaCTGTGCCACCCATCCCTGAGGGCTTCTTTGTGCTATACTAATATGAGGGCTAAGTTCACAACAGCagcttgataaacaattatttgaCAAACAACAGAAAACATGTAAGTATTGCCATTAAATTCAAGAATGGAATAATTGGCATATTAGTCAAAAATCCACTAAAAGTCAGGAAACTCTTACCATATTTGGGTCATGCCCCAAAGAAAAAAGGTATGGCGTTTCTTGTAAAACAGCTTGTGGCCATTCCTTTTCAGACACCAACCCAATGTACCAGTCATTTTCATATTCTTTAAGATAGTTTAGCAGCTCTTGAAAGTCTTCAACTGGACCCAGGCTTGCTTTATCAACCATAAGCTTCACTGTATATCTGATAAACACACAACAGAAAGAAATATATAAGGAATAACATGAGAATAATTCCAGAGATATATCTGGAGAATAGCCTCTGTAACAATATATAAATGGTTGGCAGACCTACAGTATTAGGTTTAGCTATAGCTTGATAGTTGACATATCAATCTGACATAATATCTCTATCATACTGTTATATGTTTAGAAGCATACATCGCAAGCATTATGAAGGCAGTCATACAGACAGCCTCCAATCTACTACTCAATTAATTCAAATGCAATTTCTCAATATTAAGATCATAACCTCCCAAGAACTTGTATTTTTAGTCTTATGATGAAACATTTTTGTCTTTATTTGGCCAGTAATTTCAAATGCTGATAATTTCAGACTAAGCTACAGATTTGTTGATTTCCTATAGCAAACTAAAGATATAGAGGTTTGTAAATTATAACACAGGGATTAGCATGATATGGAAGCTCACTAATTATGGTTTAGCTGATTGCCATAATTTAGTGCAATATGTGAATCAGATCGCTAATTTCCTTCTAATATGTTGACTTAGCTCTACTTTTTCATTAAGCATTTATCAGACAGCGCATATTCATCTGCTTGGGCATGGCATCTTATTTGCTAAACACATCAAAGCAAAATTTAAAATTGCTTTGAACCTGAATGATTTTCTAGCAATTTCACACTAAAAAAACATCTCAACAATTCCTCCCTTCTTGAACATTGGAACAATGTTAATGTTGTCAGGAGGGATATACATCTGCCATTATTTCAAACCAAATGGTCTGGACAGCAATAGCCTGTGGAGTAGATGAGTAAAGCAGCCAATTGCCAAGTGATTCTTACGCATAATTTAAAAGTTATATTTTATAATCTTGCATTGAATTTCACTGGGCAAACTTGAGACAACCCACATTTATGCATCTGCtgatgttttatgtttttattgtgtCACATAACACAATGATCTGCCTCCTAGCTGTGGGTGTGCATAAGGAACGACTTGACTCCTATGCAACACATTTATTTTCTTGCCACAAGAATATAAGAAAGCTTTTTCACTGAGAATTTCAGGAACACATTAGTGAAATTTCATTACAAAGCAATAGCTCTTCCGCTACAGTATTATAAAAATGGATCCCTTAgaatagttattttaaaaattcagtactATTTGTAGTATGTGATACTGCTCTCTCTTCTgttctgaaatttttgaagcctttGACAGTTTACGTTTTTTGACTTAATGAACAATACCATTTTCAGAATGCCCCTTTCTATTCTACCTGTAGGGCTTTTACAAAGAAGATATACCTGAAATACTACTCTGGCTCTTCCACAAGTCTTCTGTATTATAAAGTATATCCTTCAAAATCAAAATCTTGCCTGGGAAGCTTTATTAGCATAGAAATGCTGTACTTACATGGACACTTTTTGGGATGTGCCTTCTCATCTTTAACCCTTTGGCTTCTCACAAACTAAAAGGGACAGCCAACTCATAGACCATGATTCAGAAACACCTTGCTCCCAGATCATACCTAAGATATATGTTTCTTCAGCTGGCATGATCTAGCTGGCCTTGCCTAGGCTTAGATGCTTACCAGGGATGAGAATGACCTTGACTAGCATGTGGATGAGGGACCTCCAAGAATACTGGGAGTGAGAAACTAAATTACATAGTTGTGTCCATGAATACACTGAGACAAATTAGATTGGTGTTGCTTttatatgactatatatataAGGCACATATTTGTTTTATAGCCAGAATATTATTCGTATCTAAAGAGAATAATATTTGTATTCAAAATAGTTGTATCCAGAATAttattcatattttagaataactttattttcactttaaatgtgcactaattggcatacattaaaatgatatttcattgcatacagctctcaaatggtcaccacctccaatatacactacataaacatgacaaaataaattaataaaacaatgatgcatatacccacataccagtggtgggtttcaattatttttagaacctcttctgtaggtgtggcctgctttgtgggaatggcttgctggccatgtgaccgggtgggcgtggcttgccagccatgtgactgggtgggcgtggccaacttgtaaaatggtgaaactcacttaacaacgctcttctttagcaaccaaaatgttggctcaggaactctggcatttgaaccacgcaagtcttaaagctgtcaagttacaaggcccttgcacccctaacccttcagaaaaaaaagcccagggatgttcaaacttgacagctttaagactttaaggtttagataggactcttagaggtgggcggggcaattggtgagccagccaatcagtgagtggtgggcggggcaagcgtggtgcggacaggtggtgggagggagctggaaccggttctaaatggcatggtagatttgtggaggTTGGAacttgcaggaacccacccctgccacatagacacatatattatatgacaaacataaacaacacaatctagttcagatgtatacacgTACatgtcaaaaaaataataattacctgAACGTTTTTAGTGTTAATTGATATAACTCTTGTTTTCCTATTAACCATTCCAAACAGACTGACCATGGAAGGCTTCCATTGTAGGCTCTGAAAATATGACCAGGAGAAACAATAGTATCATCTAATCCAAACATTGCAATATAACAGGATAAGGCACTCTGGGCATACAAATCCTTCAAAGCAGTGTCTTTAAAAAGATCTTTGAGTAAATCTGAAGGATTTTCTTTCAAATGAAAAAGGTTTAGCTGGCCAAGTAAAAAATGATACCACTCTACTGGAAACTTCTGCTTCATCTGATGGAATTTGGCAGCCGATAATGGTGCAGTTCTCCATTCTTCAGGAATGCTTAATAACTCAGAATAGAAGTTACTGAATTTAATAGGGGATGAATCCATATTTCCCCAGTGTTTTCCAGCATCTACAACAGGAAGACCAAGGACAACAGTTTTATAGAGTTTATTCACACTGGCTACTTCAAGTACTTCATCATCCGTGGTATGTATTTCTACTGAGCCTGGAAGAGAATAGAAAGGTCTTGGTGAACCATCTTGTGGTACTGTgacatttgtttttaatgtttttttgctAGGTTCATCATCAAAGAGATTGCTATCATCAGTCCAGTCTTCTGTAGATTCCATACTGAGTCCATCTTCATCTTTCCATGAATCTGATCTTTCTATTGTCTTATTTAAAACTTCAGATGGTCCTGGTGAAGAATACTCCTGTTGCGGTTTACACATTTTTTCAAGAGGTCTAGGTGTTTTTGATTTCTTATAGCAGTACTGGATTAACATCCATAAGAGTACTTTTATGAAGTCTTCTTTGAACTGCTTCCGATTTTCAGGAGAATCAATTATTCCAGATAAGGTATTTCTGGCATCTGAGTAGAGTTTTACAGGAAGAGCAGCACAAGGTgttaaaatatttccaaaatgagGGTTGAGGGAGAACATCTTATTATGTTCCTGATGTTCAAAGGCCATCGCAAAAATATCATCAACTCTGTGAGCTTCAGCAGTATGACAGGAGGTTTCCTGCAATTCTAAACCCtggattaaaagaaaacaaacaaacacccaaGGTGTTTCAAATACTTTTATAGACAGCTAGCAGCACAATGCTTCAGATATAGGGTGAATGCATACCAATTTACTGACCCATACCAAATCATAATGTTGAGGATATActatttacaacatttcttgatTTGGATATCAAAACAATCTGGAATTAGAAGAATGAAAACAAtgtggaagaagagggaggagaaaagatTATCAATGCTAACCATAtaaaccaggggtatcaaacttgcgttATCATgctggcatcacatgacatatcaggacttttctcccctttgctaaaccgggcatgggtatGGCCactgtgtgatgcatccagctgcGAGTTTGACATAATATAAGCCATACTAAAACATTATGctccttttctatttctttctaaggtggtgcataatttaaaaatgattcaAAAAAACATTCCAGCCTTGTACAAAAAGTTTCTCTGTGTTATGCATTAAAATCGTCCAACCTTTTTAGGATTTGGTTTAAACTTGCAAAAAGGTGCTGCAGTTCTAAGGAATTTGCTTACTAAAAATAAAGTGATGTTTAAATGATACCGAATCATTTTCGGAATGTGTACAACTTTACAAAATAGCTCAGTATCAACTTACATGGGACAATTATGAGAATCATTAATATTAGATAACCCTCTTGCTCTTATTATCTGAGATGACTTTCAAGATGTGTTTGATTAATTGTATCTATGACTTTTTCACTAGagaaatggaattaaaaatgctaaaatacaaacaatgacattttGTAATTAGCTCCATATCTGattctttcattttatataaCACAGAACATCCATGTATCCAAGCCCTTattgcatgggtgtcaaactcaccatgtcACATTGCCATCTCGTGACCTATCGtgatattttttccctttgcggaaCTGGGATTGGCCTGGCCTGCTTGTGACGTATCTGGTCTaggggccaccagtttgacactcctgtcttCCTGGATACTCTCTCCCACCACCCCATCTGTATTTGTTTGGGTATGTTTTGGTATACTTTATTGTTTCTCTAGGTCTAGCATTTTGGCTAGTTTCTAAACATGGAATTTGAGAGAATAATAGGGTATGGAATGTGTAGTCAGAAAATACAACAACCTCTTAAATGGAAGCTAGTGAAAATGGCTGTAGTTTTTAATAGAAAATTAAATTGATTTTAAGTGAATCAAGTAAGCTTTTATTTTCAACTCTTCTCAGGATTTTTTGGAAAACTAGTTCATATATATGTTGTACATTTAAGAGGTATGGTTATTTCTACTAATATGTAAAGGAACTACAGCAAAACAACAGATGCTTTCAATGCTACTTGCCTTGATATTGAGACAACAGTAAGTATAGCCTCTTTCTAAAACAAGGATCCATATTAACCTGTCTTGAAATCGGCACAGGTAGTGGGATCCAGGTGAACAGAAACCTTTGGAAACAAGAATCCCCAAATAAGGATTTGTTTTTACTCAAGGATATTTTGATATATATTGTCCACATCTTAATAAAAAATGATCATATAATGTAATAACACAAGTtggaaaagtggtatataaaCAAACCAGACTGCATTATGGGTTCAGTTTAAAATCACTACGTGAAGCTTATTATATATATGAATTCTAGATAAATGGCTGTTAACAgagcttgcattttttaatgtattttactgCTTAGAAATTGTAGTAAATATGGTGGTTTTATAACACAAATAGAACTTTATAATGATAAAAACACTATTCCTGAAATATCTCAGTGACAAAAGAATTAGTGACATTTTGATAACGACATCATTTTCAGGCATTTTTGCTGAAATTTAAAAGTTTTGCAATTTTCTGCAAAATATtaattacaaatatatattaatgcaaaaattatgaatgtattatgtattatgtataatATATTACACCAATTCTTTCTTTGGTATATCTGTAgtcattattattaaatttatttgtcacTCATCTCACAATTTGAAGGCTGAGATTAGAGATATATCAGTCATTAATAATTTCCAGTCATGCCCAAGCTGAAAATCTTGAGTTTCAGAATAGCCTAAAAATGAATTCAAGAAATCTGCCTTTATGTCATTAAAATTAGGACTGCTGAGCAAAAAGAGTGCATTCTCTTGTTACCATTTTTATAGAAAAATAATCTTAAATCTACATTGCTgtctaaatgaataaaaatatgctCAGTATGAAAATATAACACAATACCCTGCTAAGAAAATCTAGACAAGGATGCCATTAAAGACCAgagggttttaaaaaatattttaaaacacataGCTCCTAACGATCAGACTCCTGCTTTTATTTCTCTGGTTAGTTGTGGAAATTTCAAATATCTCTCTTTTTGCTCTCCCCCGTCATTACAGAATCAAATCCATTACCTACATTCTGGGCTAATTGCTATCATTCAGTCAAATTACCTTTAGAATTTTGTTGTAGGGATTAAATTGGATGAGGGAATACATGTAGGCTACCTTAAGCTCATGGACCTGATACCATCTACAAGCAAACCAAAGCATCAGTTTGGTAGTATATGAAattctattttcatttctatGATACTGAAATTTCACTCAGATTATTATAGCAGCAAATAATTTCCTACATCTATGAGATTATCATACAAGAGCCTGTAAATCAGTCCTGCTGTGTCTAGAAACCTACAGTAGATTCCTTTGCAGTTGAGGGAAAGTTCATGGATACTTAATCAGCTGGTCTCATGAGCCACGTTTTAACTTACCTAACCTGCCTGTTGAGAATGCTGATTGCAATGCAGTCCTTAAACTTGGAATCATCTGTTGATAATATACAGCATCAGGACCTACGCAGGTCATCATGCCCACAGGTCCTGGCCAGCTTCGGACTGGTCTTGGAAAGCCTATCAAAAATATTGGGAGACTAAAAAGTGATAGCAAGGGAGAAGAAAGCAATGAAGAGAGCACTATGATGGCCAATACAATTGGAAAGAAAGCAATGTTCAGTGTAATCAAAGTAGCTGTGGATTTCCGTCGCTGTTTCTTTTCTGTCCACGATGTCAAGAGAACAGTAATGGCAAATTGCAATTTTGAAACAAATTGAAACAGCCGAGTCCGAATAATTCCAACCTAATAAGAGAGAAATAGCAATAATGTATTTCCTTCATTTATATGCTTCTTCATgggatttcatttttctaaagcATTTGGAGTGTTTATGAAAGACCCTGAACTTTTATTAGCGAAGGAAGCTCAAGTTTTCTGAACTTCAATTGAAGAATCTGAATTAATTTTGAAGGGAGGGTAGAAAGAGAAAATTAACTTTGTCAATAGAGAATTATGTGAAGCTGCTTTTGAAAAATCAGAAGGCTTTTCCCAGATAGACTGAAGTAGGCAAATCGGGATGTATGCCAGATGTCCTGCTTGCCAATATGTCATAGAGTTTAATTCAAAGTGAAATTCTTAAAATTTGAATAGTCTGACTCTAAATTTTGACAAAAACGTCTATCAGTTATGCATACCTACATGAATGAATCTGCAGTATGCTGTCAAAGTCTGTTCCAGAGAAGACTGCAAATTATTTTGGATTCTAGACGAAAATCATCTCTCATCCAATTTAGCCAACAAAATCTATATTTGCTaataaaataattagaataacagaattggagggTTTTTGGTCcatccccttgctcaagcaggaaaccctatacaagtagtcctcaacttacaatagtttatttagtgaccgttcgaagttacaatgtcactgaaaataacaacttatgaccatttttcacacttatgaccgttgcagtttCCCCACggttatgtgatttacattcgaatgcttgacaattgactcatatttatgatggttgcagtcataagtcatgtgatccccttttgcaactttctgacaagcaaagtcaatgggggaaaccagattcacttaacaaccatgttattaatttaacaactgcagtgattcacttaacaaatgcgacAAGAAGAATTATAAaacggggcaaactcacttagcaagtttctcattagcaacataaatgttgggctcagttgtagacGTACGTTGTGAActacctgtaccatttcagacaaatagttttcCAATCTCatattaaaaacctccagtgttggagcacccacaacttctggaggcaagtcgtatTAATGGACTGCATTCcactgttgtatttttttaaaaaaatagactttTTTATCCAGTAAGTGTAGTTTTCTATCACCTTGGTTCCCTATCAGTTTGTTTCTCAAATTGAGATTCAACCTACATAagtaaaatatgataaataaaagtGTTTTACCAGCAGGAGTCTAATTCCTGTATCAATGCTTTTGTTCCACCAGAGATCAGTAGTGAACACCAGCAACTGCACTGCAGACACTACCACCATATCCAACAGAGCATGCTCTGTATCTTGCCACACCTAAAACAAGTATTTTTGCAGTTTCATCATACAGATATAAAATACACTTTACAGTTCATGACTGATCAAGCCCATTGTTCTGTTTTTTtcagaacaataaaacaatattgccTAAAATCTACTGGGCTCTCCACGATCTTGCATCCCATGGAAGTCCAGGCATCAAAGCAAACAATggagtgtgagtgagtgagtgagtgagcgtGCATGTAACAATATTACTTTATGATTCTTTCCATTTTGCTACCTTTTATGGTCTTCATTTCAATTTCTAACTTCAACATGTGGAAATACATCATACTCCGTATTCTTATCAGAAAAATAAGAACATACTAgagaataaatgaaatatataggAAATTTGCAGACATAGAATTACATAACAGAGTCTCCCTCATACTGGGTTTGACTCCGGATGGTTTCAAGGATATTTCCACTGAGTTTTTTTTCATGGACACATTAATTGAATTATAATATCATAAGACATTGGCTtattccaatacaggtagtcctcggttaaCAATTGTAATTAGGACTGGGAACTTTGTTGCTAAGTAATCTGATTGTAAAGAGTGATGTCACATAACTGCGCTGAGTTTCAATGGCACTCTGGTACTTCCTGCTGTTGCTTTTAGGTGCAATGCCACGTAATTGCCAATTGCAATCACCTGCCAGTttcctcattaactttgcttatagGAAGGCAGCAGTGAAAGTCAAAAATGGCAATCAAATGACCACAAGATGCTGCAACCCTCATAATTGTGAGCTTGTTGCTGAACCacccaaattgcaatcacatgactaagGGGACACTGTGATAGCAATGAATTTCAGGCCTAGCTGTAAGCCTTAGCACTGTTGTACCTTTGAATTGTTTCTGAACAAATGTTCATTAACTGAAGGGTACCTGTATGCTTTTAAATTTTCCCATCTAACTAACAGCTATTAAAATCATAGATGGTTTCTCTATCCAAATACTAATTAGGATGACCTTTTCTAGAATCCAAATtcagccaggtttcacctaagtGTGGCTTCTTGCTGTGGTATGCATCTGAATATGCTTCATTAAAACAGTAATTCACTGAGCTGAGTATAACAAGTCTTGGAATGTTATTGTATCAATATTTACCAAATGCTAAAAGATTCTATACACAATCATTCTAAAAAAATATCCTTACTTTTGTATTAGTGTCAGCAGCCAAAAAGTGCCATGTTTGAGGTCAAACGATGCTACCCAAAACCCTTTAACTAGAGATGCCTAAATTTAATATTGGTCCTAACATACAAAAAAAACATTCTCTACAATTTCATGGAATCAAGTATTAATTTCTAATTAGAATGAGTTCTTGTCTTTTATTTAATAGATTCAGTGGTTACATTGCAATATATTGGGTTATcctataaaaaacataaaatgctTGAAATTTACCATTCTAAAGCTTCTTGAAAATCCAATGGAAATATATATGGATGAAAGTTGATGTAGAGAATTGTCTATGGAAAGAAATGCTATCATAGCAAACGGTGACACTgaaattacaaaaaaagaaaaagaaaaaaagatacaagAGTGTTTTTCTTATGCaaaaaactactgtatttttcagactataagatgcactggaatataagacgcactatgattttgaagaggtaattttttttaaaaaaggttttgcactctgcaaaacaaaaaaagggggggcatgacgAGCTTTGGGAgagttgtagagtgctcctggggttggggggagggggcaaaagcgagcaaaaaacggcccattttttgcaaaaactggccaAAAGTGGGGGcttgcagaggatttgggaggcttgcaaagtgctcctgggggatggggggccaaaaatgagcaaaaactgtctgttttttgcacatttttgccctccctagcccccaggagcactttgcaagcctcccaaaccttctgaacgtccatttttgcaaaagaggcagggtttcagtaggccaaaaatgctgtattcagtgtgtaagacgcacccagattttcaccctcttttttgaaggaaaaagatgtgtcttatactccgaaaaatatggtatatataaaaCCTTCAACTGCATAAATAGCTATTCAGTTTTTGTATGATtctctgatttttattttgtttctgatTTCTCTTTCGAATTCTGTGGCAAGGTAAAAAAGGGAAGCAACAAGACTGAATAATGTATAAAGTTTTctcatgttttttgtttttttttacaaaagtcaCTTATTGAGGGAACAGTGGAATATGTATaaactgacaaataaataaaggtgaTGCTGTCTAGTTTGTAATGTAGTACTTTGGAAAATGGAATACTAAAAATTCTTTCTGGCATGCAGAATTCTAAAATGTTGTGAGGCGTCTTTGCAGCAATCAGATGTCCCATAATCATTTGAGTTCTTGGA
Encoded here:
- the PCNX4 gene encoding LOW QUALITY PROTEIN: pecanex-like protein 4 (The sequence of the model RefSeq protein was modified relative to this genomic sequence to represent the inferred CDS: inserted 5 bases in 3 codons; deleted 5 bases in 5 codons; substituted 4 bases at 4 genomic stop codons); translated protein: MGPDVPLLNYHKQEFLLKRFPQSILGGPQFKLGYCAPSYIYLNQILLFLIPWILVELERLCISLNVLQDYGTAALSGGLMLVAAIIVQGINLYARQKTAPVERMHVHNILTEEDEWEFLAVXVRDIKFIIPGKKYIINVFFHSLVAGVLCGLGTCICCPVELPLYMEIYWNNCGDLRIGWLTVCIGEXSLIVNTASETATYQALDTYEIVPLMRPFYIFVFIAVDLAHRFVADAAALKLVNQVMHIVFLLLPLLWTLGILPPLDALFLWGMEQVLELGLGGSPMSNNVRLLAMFIISLGTAVASYFIPNTLGVVLFMTGCGFILXLNLNEIGLTAQIHXXSAVXLPANLKARLPAEHNCMEELMFYFIVLTFALLEAXLIALLPGFQTFSKTSLQGVISYILIVLLLAQWILREVQTVYLFGLFRNPFYPKELMTTNVSGRKEKNLKKIGMLRKILLTLVSPFAMIAFLSIDNSLHQLSSIYISIGFSRSFRMVWQDTEHALLDMVVVSAVQLLVFTTDLWWNKSIDTGIRLLLVGIIRTRLFQFVSKLQFAITVLLTSWTEKKQRRKSTATLITLNIAFFPIVLAIIVLSSLLSSPLLSLFSLPIFLIGFPRPVRSWPGPVGMMTCVGPDAVYYQQMIPSLRTALQSAFSTGRLGFCSPGSHYLCRFQDRLIWILVLERGYTYCCLNIKGLELQETSCHTAEAHRVDDIFAMAFEHQEHNKMFSLNPHFGNILTPCAALPVKLYSDARNTLSGIIDSPENRKQFKEDFIKVLLWMLIQYCYKKSKTPRPLEKMCKPQQEYSSPGPSEVLNKTIERSDSWKDEDGLSMESTEDWTDDSNLFDDEPSKKTLKTNVTVPQDGSPRPFYSLPGSVEIHTTDDEVLEVASVNKLYKTVVLGLPVVDAGKHWGNMDSSPIKFSNFYSELLSIPEEWRTAPLSAAKFHQMKQKFPVEWYHFLLGQLNLFHLKENPSDLLKDLFKDTALKDLYAQSALSCYIAMFGLDDTIVSPGHIFRAYNGSLPWSVCLEWLIGKQELYQLTLKTFRYTVKLMVDKASLGPVEDFQELLNYLKEYENDWYIGLVSEKEWPQAVLQETPYLFSLGHDPNMGVYTGRILTLQEFRVQVGKLNEEAVRGQWGNLSWELLYATNDDEERYSIQAHPILLRNLTIQAADPPLGYPVYSSEPLHLTFL